The following are encoded together in the Flavihumibacter fluvii genome:
- a CDS encoding sterol desaturase family protein: protein MDWSPYFFIAQLIGTRYFVFAGIAFLLAYVLFRKKVQGKKIQAKFPQQKDYLREISYSVITILIFAAVPVLIIYNDSIRPFTQYYTDINKHGQLYFYSAFIIMLFVHDTYFYWTHRLMHHPAIFKYFHLVHHKSTNPSPWAAYAFHPLEAIVEAGVVVVFLLIMPIHKLHLGLFFLFMIIYNVYGHLGYELYPKWFSRHYIGKWINTSVNHNQHHQYFKGNYGLYFLFWDRIMGTIRPDYETFFEDVKSK from the coding sequence ATGGACTGGTCGCCATATTTCTTTATAGCACAATTGATCGGTACCCGGTACTTTGTCTTTGCAGGCATTGCATTCCTGCTGGCCTACGTATTATTTCGCAAAAAGGTACAGGGTAAGAAAATTCAGGCGAAGTTCCCGCAACAAAAAGATTACCTGCGCGAGATCAGTTACTCTGTCATCACAATATTAATTTTCGCCGCTGTCCCGGTGCTGATTATTTACAACGACAGCATACGGCCATTCACACAATACTATACTGATATCAACAAGCACGGACAGCTCTATTTTTATAGTGCCTTTATTATTATGCTGTTTGTGCATGATACCTATTTTTACTGGACACACCGGCTCATGCACCATCCGGCAATCTTTAAATATTTTCATCTCGTCCACCATAAATCAACCAACCCCTCGCCCTGGGCAGCCTATGCATTCCATCCACTTGAAGCCATTGTTGAAGCAGGTGTGGTTGTCGTATTCCTCCTCATTATGCCAATTCATAAATTGCACCTGGGCTTGTTTTTCCTCTTTATGATCATATACAATGTGTATGGCCACCTTGGCTATGAATTGTATCCAAAATGGTTCAGCCGGCATTATATTGGCAAATGGATCAATACATCGGTCAACCATAACCAGCATCATCAATATTTCAAAGGGAACTATGGTTTGTATTTTTTGTTTTGGGACAGGATAATGGGAACGATCAGGCCAGACTATGAAACTTTTTTTGAAGACGTAAAATCGAAATAA
- a CDS encoding DsbA family protein, whose protein sequence is MTPTIYYCYDAYCGWCYGFSPVIKQLAELYGDRMAFEVLSGGMILPEKPRHISAVAGYISEAYKIVEETTGVQFGPDYLWHIFNPDQSDWYPNSEKPAIALCIFKEYFPERQVEFAADLQYALHFEGRDLCDNASYSHLLEKYNFDEKDFFDRLASEEYKEKAYYEFALCKQLQVNGYPSVLIQVSETKFFLLSRGYSDLNAMVQRIEAVLADLNKN, encoded by the coding sequence ATGACCCCAACGATATATTATTGTTATGATGCTTATTGCGGCTGGTGCTATGGATTTAGTCCGGTTATAAAACAACTCGCCGAACTCTACGGCGATCGGATGGCTTTTGAAGTGCTGTCCGGGGGCATGATATTACCCGAAAAGCCCCGTCATATAAGTGCTGTAGCGGGTTATATCAGTGAGGCTTATAAAATCGTAGAAGAAACCACCGGTGTACAATTTGGTCCCGATTACCTCTGGCATATTTTTAATCCTGACCAAAGTGACTGGTACCCGAATTCTGAGAAACCTGCCATTGCTCTCTGCATCTTCAAAGAGTATTTCCCGGAACGGCAGGTTGAATTTGCAGCCGACCTTCAATATGCATTACACTTTGAAGGCCGTGACCTTTGTGACAATGCGTCTTATAGTCACCTGCTCGAAAAATATAATTTTGATGAGAAAGATTTCTTTGACCGGCTTGCCAGTGAAGAATACAAGGAAAAAGCCTACTATGAATTTGCGCTGTGTAAACAACTTCAGGTGAATGGTTATCCCAGTGTTTTGATACAGGTTAGTGAGACCAAATTCTTTTTATTGTCACGTGGCTATTCCGACCTCAATGCAATGGTACAGAGGATAGAAGCCGTTTTGGCTGACCTCAATAAAAACTGA
- a CDS encoding SRPBCC family protein, which yields MNSANEWSRFVVRINIRSQRQQLYAAWATRAGMESWFLRSCEFARPDGSLLADHDFAGIGDRYTFLWHGWPDETVEHGEILEANGHDLFKFSFGQAGNCTVRILLAGEEQIVELEQTEIPTDDKGKFTWHIGCRTGWTFYLTNLKSILEGGIDLRNRDEHLQNMINA from the coding sequence ATGAACAGCGCAAATGAATGGAGTCGTTTTGTGGTAAGGATCAATATCCGCTCACAGCGGCAACAGTTATATGCAGCCTGGGCTACGAGGGCGGGAATGGAATCCTGGTTCCTGCGCTCTTGCGAGTTTGCACGGCCAGACGGATCCCTTTTAGCTGACCATGATTTTGCCGGTATTGGTGATCGGTATACTTTTCTTTGGCACGGCTGGCCTGATGAAACGGTTGAGCATGGCGAAATCCTGGAAGCAAATGGCCACGACCTTTTTAAGTTCAGTTTTGGCCAGGCGGGAAACTGCACAGTAAGGATTCTGCTAGCCGGGGAAGAACAAATTGTAGAGTTGGAACAGACTGAAATACCCACCGATGATAAAGGAAAATTTACCTGGCATATCGGCTGCAGGACGGGTTGGACCTTCTACTTAACTAATCTAAAAAGCATACTGGAAGGTGGCATTGACCTCAGGAACAGGGATGAGCACCTGCAGAATATGATAAATGCCTGA
- a CDS encoding VOC family protein, with translation MAKLHSISWFEIPTTDLERATKFYETIMGVKLVPMDMPNLKMRMFPVEDMMSGISGALTYAPDFYQPMANGTLVYLNANPDVELVLGKVEAAGGKVVVPKTEISPEIGFMGVFIDTEGNRVALHSIPV, from the coding sequence ATGGCAAAACTGCATTCGATCAGTTGGTTTGAAATTCCAACCACGGATCTGGAAAGAGCAACAAAATTTTATGAGACCATTATGGGGGTCAAATTAGTACCCATGGATATGCCCAATCTGAAGATGCGAATGTTTCCTGTAGAAGATATGATGTCAGGTATTTCAGGAGCACTGACGTATGCGCCTGATTTTTACCAGCCGATGGCTAATGGCACATTAGTATACCTGAATGCCAATCCAGATGTAGAACTCGTTCTGGGTAAAGTTGAAGCTGCAGGCGGCAAGGTGGTGGTACCCAAAACAGAGATAAGTCCGGAAATAGGATTTATGGGCGTATTCATCGATACTGAAGGCAATAGGGTAGCGTTGCATTCAATTCCTGTTTAA
- a CDS encoding DUF1761 domain-containing protein — MDTSTINWLAVLVAGLSSFVIGGIWYSPGLFGKAWMTDSQLSEADIQKGNKGKIFGFTALFSLIMAANLAMFLVDTPQMKTDVTWGTTAGFLAGIWTFCAIAIHSLFELKTWRHILINGGYSVVALTLMGAIIGLWR; from the coding sequence ATGGATACTTCAACAATCAACTGGCTGGCAGTACTGGTTGCCGGATTGTCTTCTTTTGTGATTGGCGGCATCTGGTATTCACCGGGATTATTTGGAAAAGCCTGGATGACAGATAGCCAACTTTCAGAAGCTGATATCCAAAAAGGCAACAAAGGAAAAATTTTCGGTTTCACTGCGCTTTTTTCCCTCATAATGGCAGCAAATCTCGCCATGTTCCTGGTTGATACCCCGCAAATGAAAACCGATGTTACCTGGGGTACAACAGCAGGTTTCCTGGCGGGGATATGGACATTTTGTGCGATAGCGATCCATAGTCTTTTTGAATTAAAGACCTGGCGGCATATTTTAATTAATGGTGGATATAGTGTTGTGGCATTAACGCTGATGGGTGCCATTATAGGATTATGGCGATAA
- a CDS encoding sensor histidine kinase translates to MGTNAIISPTKDAPQPGQMNDIGFRVILIPVLGIVIPLVTRMIPHDKLTLWEIKFSYLYTIGIAWIIWHGNRYLLFTLRSYFNWFNHPMRKIGALLLVIPFFTVPISVLLLSGWYHIFLKGIVDWNVVFQSTLIILVAVIFIVHVYETVFLVKESESEMLRNTQLERARAEAALDALKNQIDPHFIFNSLNTLSHLIESAPVKARQFNDSMAEVYRYILQNKSRDLVQLREEMIFLDNYFGLLKIRFGTMIRFDPDIPDNALDEYLLPPISLQLLMENAIKHNEFSRQNVLVIELNLTGDALVFSNNITKKNQDRDSSGIGLNNLRDRYLMVTGMEISVTEENGVFSVRLPLLKLN, encoded by the coding sequence ATGGGAACGAATGCCATTATATCACCGACTAAGGATGCACCCCAACCAGGTCAAATGAACGATATTGGGTTCAGGGTAATCCTGATCCCTGTATTGGGTATCGTCATTCCGTTGGTTACACGCATGATCCCACATGATAAGTTGACACTATGGGAAATTAAATTCAGCTACCTGTATACGATTGGTATCGCCTGGATTATATGGCACGGAAACAGGTACCTGCTTTTTACCTTGCGCAGCTATTTCAATTGGTTTAACCACCCTATGCGAAAAATAGGGGCTTTGCTCCTGGTCATCCCCTTTTTTACCGTGCCGATCAGTGTATTACTCCTTAGCGGCTGGTACCACATTTTCCTGAAGGGTATTGTTGACTGGAATGTTGTATTTCAAAGCACATTGATTATTCTGGTCGCAGTTATCTTTATCGTGCATGTTTACGAAACTGTTTTCCTGGTGAAGGAATCGGAATCAGAAATGCTGCGTAACACACAACTGGAGCGGGCCAGGGCTGAAGCCGCACTCGATGCACTTAAAAATCAGATTGACCCGCATTTCATTTTTAATTCTTTAAATACCTTAAGCCACCTTATTGAAAGCGCACCGGTTAAGGCGAGGCAATTCAATGATTCGATGGCTGAGGTCTACCGCTATATATTGCAGAATAAAAGCCGGGACCTTGTTCAATTAAGGGAGGAGATGATATTCCTGGATAACTATTTTGGGTTACTGAAAATCCGGTTTGGAACAATGATTCGGTTTGACCCGGACATTCCTGATAATGCCCTGGATGAATATCTCCTTCCACCGATTTCCTTGCAACTATTGATGGAAAATGCCATCAAACACAATGAATTCAGCCGGCAAAATGTATTGGTGATTGAATTGAATTTAACAGGGGACGCTTTGGTCTTTTCAAATAATATTACCAAAAAAAATCAGGATCGCGACTCCAGTGGAATTGGCTTAAACAACCTGCGGGACCGATACCTGATGGTAACCGGAATGGAAATTTCTGTGACGGAAGAGAACGGTGTGTTTTCTGTCCGCCTTCCGCTGCTAAAATTGAACTGA
- a CDS encoding LytR/AlgR family response regulator transcription factor — protein sequence MKILIIEDEQPAAARLIAALEQTSGNIDVQAVLSSVAESVNWLRNHEMPDLILMDIELTDGRSFRIFDEINIECPVIFSTAYDEYWQEAFEHNSIDYLLKPIKPEKLEAALKKYETLKLHFTGSFEQLKTWEQQPKGYKKRFLIKRGTDYISLKTTDIAYCYAAHKIVCLVDGQGSKYLLDKSLADLERDLDPAVFFRLNRKYLANINAILKLKSLGKGKLQVELSPPAGEEVVVSAEQTASFKDWMDA from the coding sequence ATGAAAATTCTGATCATCGAAGATGAGCAGCCAGCCGCAGCAAGGTTAATTGCAGCACTGGAGCAAACTTCCGGAAACATTGACGTGCAGGCTGTCTTAAGCAGTGTTGCGGAATCCGTAAATTGGCTGCGCAACCATGAAATGCCCGATTTGATCTTAATGGATATCGAATTAACAGATGGCCGGTCTTTTCGGATCTTCGACGAAATCAATATTGAATGCCCGGTTATTTTTTCCACCGCTTATGATGAGTATTGGCAGGAAGCTTTTGAACATAACAGTATCGATTACCTGCTAAAACCCATTAAACCCGAAAAACTCGAAGCAGCGCTAAAAAAGTATGAAACATTAAAACTTCATTTCACGGGATCTTTTGAGCAGTTAAAAACCTGGGAACAACAACCTAAGGGCTATAAAAAAAGGTTCCTGATCAAAAGGGGGACAGACTATATATCTCTCAAAACCACTGACATAGCATATTGTTATGCCGCCCACAAGATCGTTTGCCTGGTGGATGGCCAGGGGTCAAAATACCTGCTCGACAAATCACTGGCCGACCTGGAACGGGACCTTGATCCAGCCGTTTTCTTCAGGTTGAACCGGAAATACCTGGCCAATATCAATGCCATCCTTAAACTCAAATCTCTCGGTAAGGGTAAGCTACAGGTGGAACTTTCGCCCCCGGCAGGCGAAGAAGTGGTGGTTAGTGCGGAGCAAACAGCCAGTTTTAAGGATTGGATGGATGCCTGA
- a CDS encoding DUF5606 family protein, whose translation MEYNRIIAVTGLPGLFELMSSKTDGAIVRSLDDKTTKFVSSRVHNFSHLESIEIYTRRDNVNLVDIFQAMKKSSEKLPDGKDAAVLKTYFEKVYPDMDFERVYSSDMKKMVKWFEVLKKNDIEFKLSEETEAPVEEVAVAEMAPEEKPAKAAKKKDAPKKDEVAEETSDEKPKKTARKKKTDE comes from the coding sequence ATGGAATACAACAGAATCATTGCCGTTACCGGTTTGCCCGGTTTATTTGAACTAATGAGCAGTAAAACAGATGGCGCCATTGTTCGGTCATTAGATGACAAGACCACCAAATTTGTGTCATCCAGGGTGCATAATTTTTCTCACCTCGAAAGCATTGAAATTTATACCCGGCGGGATAACGTTAACCTGGTCGATATTTTTCAGGCCATGAAGAAAAGCAGCGAAAAACTTCCTGACGGAAAAGATGCCGCTGTCCTGAAGACCTATTTCGAGAAAGTTTACCCGGACATGGACTTCGAGCGGGTTTATTCAAGCGACATGAAAAAGATGGTCAAATGGTTTGAAGTACTGAAGAAAAATGACATCGAATTCAAACTTTCTGAGGAAACTGAAGCTCCTGTTGAAGAAGTAGCAGTTGCTGAAATGGCACCGGAAGAAAAACCAGCTAAAGCTGCAAAGAAGAAGGATGCTCCTAAAAAAGACGAGGTAGCCGAAGAAACATCGGATGAAAAACCAAAGAAAACCGCCCGCAAGAAAAAGACTGACGAATAA
- a CDS encoding M3 family oligoendopeptidase produces MQYTAELHKTPRHFLPEDFAITTWEALEPYFIELLERPILSGAELEKWMKDSSELEAVLSEDACWRQIRMTCDTENKALEEAFTFFVMEIQPKIQPYADQLNRKLVDCPYTKELDQEAYFTYLRGVKKSIDLFRTENIPLQAELSVMAQQYGVISGKMSVTINDKEYTLQQASKFLENADRSIRESAYRKIQERRYQDKEQLNDLFSKLIEKRHQVALNAGFSNYRDYKFVEMGRFDYTKEDCYAFHEAVKQHVVPLVAEIYRHKQVQLGLDTLRPWDTEAEPAGTKPLQPFQTGEELLEKSIACFRELRPFFAECLVTMKKMGRLDLESRKGKAPGGYNCPLAETGAPFIFMNAAGQMSDVTTMVHEGGHAVHSFLAHPLKLSAFKEYPMEIAEVASMSMELFSMDYWHSFFSDEKELVRAKLHQLERVITIFPWIAIVDKFQHWVYEHPAHSLEERSSKWMEINAEFSTGVLDVSGLEEFRKYGWQRQLHLFEVPFYYIEYGIAQLGAIGMWMQFKEDKEKALDNYSKALALGGTKTLPELYKAAGISFDLGPTRVKTLMEFVGKEINKLS; encoded by the coding sequence ATGCAGTACACCGCTGAACTCCATAAAACACCCCGGCATTTTTTACCGGAAGATTTTGCTATAACCACCTGGGAAGCGCTTGAACCTTATTTTATAGAATTGCTAGAAAGGCCAATTCTTTCCGGCGCTGAGTTGGAAAAATGGATGAAAGACTCCAGTGAGCTTGAAGCAGTACTCAGCGAAGACGCCTGCTGGCGCCAGATTCGCATGACCTGTGATACCGAAAACAAAGCCCTGGAAGAGGCTTTTACCTTCTTCGTAATGGAAATTCAGCCCAAAATTCAGCCCTATGCTGATCAACTTAACCGAAAACTCGTTGATTGTCCATATACAAAAGAGCTGGACCAGGAAGCTTACTTTACTTACCTGCGTGGAGTAAAGAAGTCAATCGACCTCTTCCGGACAGAAAACATTCCATTACAGGCTGAACTTAGCGTAATGGCGCAGCAATATGGGGTTATTTCCGGAAAAATGTCTGTTACCATCAATGACAAGGAATACACCTTGCAGCAAGCCAGCAAATTCCTCGAAAACGCCGACCGTAGCATTCGGGAATCCGCTTACCGGAAAATCCAGGAGCGCAGGTACCAGGATAAAGAACAACTGAACGACCTTTTTTCAAAATTGATCGAAAAAAGACACCAGGTGGCTTTAAATGCAGGCTTCAGCAATTACCGCGACTACAAATTCGTGGAAATGGGTCGCTTTGATTATACTAAGGAAGATTGTTATGCTTTCCATGAAGCCGTAAAACAACATGTTGTTCCATTGGTGGCTGAAATCTACCGCCACAAACAGGTACAATTGGGATTGGATACACTCCGGCCATGGGATACAGAAGCCGAGCCGGCAGGAACCAAGCCACTGCAGCCCTTCCAGACAGGCGAAGAATTACTGGAAAAATCCATTGCCTGTTTCCGTGAACTAAGGCCATTCTTTGCGGAATGCCTGGTCACTATGAAAAAAATGGGTAGGCTGGACCTCGAAAGCCGGAAAGGAAAAGCGCCGGGCGGATACAATTGTCCTCTCGCTGAAACCGGCGCACCATTTATTTTCATGAACGCCGCCGGACAGATGAGTGATGTTACTACAATGGTTCATGAAGGCGGGCATGCCGTCCATTCCTTCCTGGCTCATCCACTTAAACTGAGTGCATTCAAGGAATATCCGATGGAAATCGCTGAAGTAGCGAGTATGAGTATGGAACTATTCAGCATGGATTACTGGCATAGTTTTTTTAGCGATGAAAAAGAATTGGTTCGCGCCAAACTTCACCAATTGGAAAGAGTAATCACTATTTTTCCCTGGATTGCCATTGTTGATAAATTCCAGCACTGGGTATATGAACATCCTGCACACAGCCTGGAAGAACGTTCGTCAAAATGGATGGAGATCAATGCTGAGTTTTCAACAGGCGTTCTGGATGTCAGCGGATTGGAAGAGTTCAGGAAATACGGCTGGCAACGGCAATTGCATTTGTTTGAAGTGCCGTTTTATTACATTGAATACGGAATTGCCCAATTAGGCGCTATCGGAATGTGGATGCAGTTTAAGGAGGATAAAGAAAAGGCGCTGGATAATTATTCAAAAGCACTGGCTTTGGGAGGTACAAAAACCTTACCCGAGCTTTATAAAGCAGCTGGAATAAGTTTTGACCTTGGTCCAACCCGTGTTAAAACTTTAATGGAATTTGTGGGAAAAGAAATAAACAAACTGTCCTGA
- a CDS encoding Fur family transcriptional regulator, which translates to MEDAIQGILKRNRLSVTDSRVKILELFLSQNGALAHGDIEKRTGERFDRVTVYRTLNSFLNKGIIHTIPTADNSIRYALCKENCEEGHHHDNHVHFVCDDCGNTICLDEVTIPEIKLPNGFTSKQVEMVVSGTCSACN; encoded by the coding sequence ATGGAAGACGCGATACAGGGAATTCTGAAGAGGAATCGATTAAGTGTAACTGACAGCAGGGTGAAAATCCTTGAATTATTCCTGTCGCAAAATGGCGCGTTGGCGCATGGCGACATAGAAAAGCGTACAGGAGAGCGCTTTGACCGGGTGACTGTTTACAGGACCCTGAATTCATTTTTGAACAAAGGGATTATCCATACCATTCCCACTGCAGACAATAGCATCCGTTATGCCTTGTGTAAAGAAAATTGTGAAGAGGGGCATCACCATGATAACCATGTCCATTTTGTATGTGATGATTGTGGTAATACCATTTGCCTTGATGAAGTAACTATTCCGGAAATCAAGTTACCAAACGGGTTCACATCAAAACAGGTAGAAATGGTTGTTAGCGGAACCTGCAGCGCCTGTAATTAG
- a CDS encoding SCO family protein — protein MSKKTVYYVAFFALLFIGFLYAMSRFIPGFTTVKMPVLSYVQPFNFLDQQGHTLTEKEVSGKVYVAEYFFTTCPGICPKMNRNMKKVFDHYKAEQGFMILSHSVDPGTDNVSRMKEYADSLGVNGGNWYFLTGRKDSLYQAARVSYLLDDPKNNNGRIEDQFIHTQFFALVDKSGRVRRIYDGLKKEEVDRLIEDIPELLQEKETSGPRFSNGLFNNNPQ, from the coding sequence ATGAGTAAAAAAACGGTCTATTATGTAGCTTTTTTCGCACTATTATTCATTGGATTCCTATATGCCATGTCGCGGTTCATTCCTGGGTTTACAACAGTTAAAATGCCGGTTCTCAGTTATGTGCAACCCTTTAATTTCCTGGACCAGCAGGGCCATACATTAACAGAAAAGGAGGTTTCCGGGAAGGTATATGTGGCTGAATATTTCTTTACGACATGTCCTGGCATCTGCCCGAAAATGAACCGAAACATGAAGAAAGTGTTCGACCATTACAAGGCTGAGCAGGGATTCATGATTCTGTCCCATTCAGTTGATCCGGGTACTGATAATGTCAGCAGGATGAAAGAATATGCCGACTCGCTGGGTGTTAACGGGGGCAACTGGTATTTTTTAACAGGCCGGAAAGACAGTTTATACCAGGCTGCACGGGTAAGTTACCTTTTAGATGATCCAAAGAATAATAATGGCAGGATCGAAGACCAGTTTATACATACCCAATTTTTCGCCCTGGTGGATAAATCCGGGCGGGTAAGGCGTATTTATGATGGATTGAAAAAGGAGGAGGTTGACCGCCTGATAGAAGATATTCCTGAGCTTTTACAAGAAAAAGAAACCAGTGGTCCGAGGTTTTCAAATGGACTATTCAACAATAATCCACAATAA
- a CDS encoding MerC domain-containing protein, with product MGLKINWDALGIATSVACAIHCAILPLLLTSLPVFGINIIENIPFEYFMIILAAVIGVNSLYHGYKLHHHNTWPFIFFGAGILLLFAKQVWHTQQVWFLVPAVLTIVYAHFRNYQLCRKANHCHAADCNH from the coding sequence ATGGGACTTAAAATTAATTGGGACGCACTTGGTATCGCTACATCGGTGGCATGCGCCATTCATTGCGCCATATTGCCTTTATTGCTGACAAGCTTGCCTGTTTTTGGTATCAATATCATCGAAAACATCCCATTTGAGTACTTCATGATCATTTTGGCCGCAGTTATCGGGGTAAACTCCCTTTATCATGGGTATAAATTACACCACCATAATACCTGGCCATTTATCTTTTTCGGCGCAGGGATCCTGCTGCTGTTCGCCAAACAGGTCTGGCATACCCAGCAGGTCTGGTTCCTGGTTCCGGCAGTGTTGACGATCGTTTATGCCCATTTCCGCAATTACCAGCTCTGCCGGAAGGCCAATCACTGCCATGCGGCGGACTGCAACCACTAA
- a CDS encoding NifU family protein has product MIKTGNPVISIYTEMTPNPETMKFVANKLLYPGKSLDLPDMESAKPSPLAVELFGFPFIRSVFIASNFVTLTKTSETEWNDVIPSIRQFLKDYLEEGKSVVNEEELAASKPLGGNEVSADDDDVVKRIKELLENYVKPAVEMDGGAIQFKSYDEGVVNLMLQGSCSGCPSSMITLKAGIEGMMKRMIPEVKEVVAEAE; this is encoded by the coding sequence ATGATTAAGACCGGAAATCCTGTTATCAGTATCTATACGGAAATGACGCCCAATCCGGAAACGATGAAGTTTGTTGCTAATAAACTCTTGTATCCCGGTAAAAGCCTTGACCTCCCGGATATGGAAAGTGCCAAACCCTCACCATTAGCGGTGGAATTATTTGGCTTTCCTTTCATCAGGAGCGTCTTTATTGCGAGCAACTTTGTTACCCTGACCAAAACGTCAGAAACGGAGTGGAATGATGTTATTCCCTCTATCCGCCAGTTTTTGAAAGATTACCTGGAAGAGGGAAAATCCGTAGTAAATGAAGAGGAACTGGCTGCTTCAAAGCCCCTGGGTGGAAATGAAGTAAGTGCTGATGACGATGACGTAGTAAAAAGAATTAAGGAATTGCTCGAGAATTATGTAAAACCTGCAGTTGAAATGGATGGCGGTGCAATTCAGTTTAAAAGTTATGATGAAGGCGTTGTTAACCTGATGCTCCAGGGAAGTTGCAGTGGATGCCCTTCCAGCATGATTACCCTGAAGGCAGGTATCGAAGGGATGATGAAAAGAATGATCCCGGAAGTAAAAGAAGTTGTTGCTGAAGCCGAATAA
- the pxpB gene encoding 5-oxoprolinase subunit PxpB, whose translation MYPLSESALTMEYGTEISIARHRELMGLMEFVRNHSFPGFQDISIAYNSITIFYDPVIVYQNFRQSPISFVEQWLHSKATTFIFDSILPSGREHIIPVCYEPPFSPDLEAVAAFHNASPEEIVLAHQSTSYYVFMVGFSPGFPYLGLVPVFLETPRKASPALRVPAGSVGIAGRQTGIYPFTSPGGWNILGRTPLRVFNINDPDLCLLKAGDTVIFSPIDAKTFYYLNQYADS comes from the coding sequence ATCTACCCATTATCGGAATCTGCACTGACCATGGAATATGGAACAGAAATTTCGATTGCCCGTCACCGTGAACTAATGGGCTTGATGGAATTTGTCCGCAACCATTCATTTCCGGGATTCCAGGATATTTCCATTGCTTATAACAGCATAACAATTTTTTACGATCCGGTGATTGTTTATCAAAACTTCAGGCAATCACCAATATCGTTTGTGGAGCAGTGGTTACATTCAAAGGCAACCACATTCATATTCGATTCTATCCTGCCTTCGGGCCGTGAACATATCATCCCGGTTTGTTATGAGCCGCCGTTTTCACCAGATCTGGAAGCCGTGGCCGCTTTCCATAATGCCTCTCCGGAAGAAATCGTTCTTGCCCACCAAAGCACCTCCTATTATGTATTCATGGTCGGCTTTAGTCCGGGTTTTCCTTATCTCGGACTCGTTCCGGTTTTCCTGGAAACACCCAGGAAAGCCAGCCCGGCCTTAAGGGTACCCGCAGGATCAGTTGGCATAGCAGGCAGGCAAACCGGTATCTATCCTTTTACCAGTCCGGGTGGTTGGAATATCCTTGGCAGAACACCTTTGCGGGTTTTCAATATTAATGACCCCGATCTCTGCCTTTTGAAAGCGGGAGATACGGTGATCTTTAGTCCGATAGATGCAAAAACATTTTATTACCTGAACCAATATGCAGATTCTTAA